One Lactobacillus sp. ESL0785 DNA window includes the following coding sequences:
- a CDS encoding serine hydrolase domain-containing protein, translating into MRQKIAALGIKGSVLVIQNGKTLLDYATANTTDTSYLINSVQKSMTAAMVMREVQAGKLSLRDRLSEFYPEIPGAKKITIRNLLTMTAGLMLKPGAQLGRKHFVSDSDNIQRDITKTIFENKMLGKWYYSSLNYVYLCGIISQITGKSYEQLFRENYVKPLGLKHTEFLWSKPSKIIASCLVPGMDYQNGRLNVIKHKVALRAAHDELGAGSVVMSNHDLAKVIRYILTGKMLSNKSRKLLYTAEPPSYYNGGLYNDEKHKLKTANGAGEGYYTFMRTTNNGQTLIVIQSNQTKDGQFDFLKPKIDQIMMQLIGYKTSNENMTG; encoded by the coding sequence GTGCGCCAGAAAATTGCGGCTCTGGGAATTAAAGGCTCAGTTTTAGTTATCCAAAATGGCAAGACTTTGCTGGACTATGCAACAGCTAACACAACTGACACTAGTTATTTAATAAATTCTGTTCAAAAGTCAATGACGGCAGCAATGGTTATGCGAGAAGTTCAGGCAGGCAAGTTGAGTTTACGTGATCGTCTTAGTGAATTTTATCCAGAAATTCCGGGAGCAAAAAAGATCACAATTAGAAATTTGTTGACGATGACTGCAGGATTAATGCTTAAGCCAGGAGCTCAGCTAGGTCGCAAGCATTTTGTTTCGGACAGCGATAATATTCAGCGAGATATTACAAAAACTATCTTTGAAAATAAGATGTTAGGTAAGTGGTATTACAGTTCATTAAATTATGTGTATTTATGTGGTATTATTTCTCAGATTACAGGTAAAAGCTATGAACAATTATTCCGTGAAAATTATGTTAAGCCGCTAGGCTTGAAGCATACCGAGTTTCTGTGGTCAAAGCCAAGCAAGATTATTGCTAGTTGCCTTGTTCCAGGCATGGATTATCAGAACGGTCGACTGAATGTAATTAAGCATAAGGTGGCTCTACGCGCGGCTCATGATGAGCTAGGTGCAGGGTCAGTGGTAATGTCTAATCATGATCTAGCCAAAGTAATTCGTTATATTTTAACTGGTAAAATGTTATCGAATAAGAGTCGTAAGCTGCTTTATACAGCTGAACCGCCAAGTTACTATAATGGTGGCTTATATAATGATGAAAAGCACAAATTAAAAACAGCTAATGGTGCCGGTGAAGGTTACTATACTTTTATGCGGACAACAAATAATGGGCAAACATTAATTGTGATTCAGTCTAACCAAACTAAGGATGGTCAGTTCGATTTTCTGAAGCCAAAAATTGATCAGATCATGATGCAGTTGATTGGTTATAAAACAAGTAATGAAAATATGACAGGTTAA
- the dltD gene encoding D-alanyl-lipoteichoic acid biosynthesis protein DltD: MSNKRRLWQIFGPVLCAIILLLVILLLPWERTFSKASIYQAANSQTTTIFKGSRMKQNAFDDGYVPFYGSSELSRMDPLHPSVLAEKYHRNYRPFLLGGPGSQSLAQFLGMQGTAQQLKNKKAVVIISPQWFTKKGQDPNAFALYYSPLQACNFLLGVKKNNLANRYAAKRFLQMPEVKGEIRSGMDKIAAGQKLTSMQRLILENQRQMLNNEDKFFSTFQLRDRIQKIHERAKLLPANYSIAELNRVADQQAAIHTNSNDFGINNSFFRSRLDKKNLRKLKNSQISFDYTKSAEYSDFELMLRQFAKQHTNVLFIIPPINQKWSNYTGLSQKMYQKSVSKIKYQLASQGFTNVDDLSRFGGKKYFMEDTIHLGWRGWVAVDRSVKPFMAKANLPYNYNLHNYFYTKKWQNKPYAVSVTNRTPVNTDRKESLKEN; this comes from the coding sequence ATGAGTAACAAACGCCGCTTATGGCAAATTTTTGGCCCGGTTCTCTGTGCTATAATTTTGCTGTTGGTGATCTTACTTTTGCCTTGGGAGAGAACTTTTTCTAAAGCTTCAATCTATCAGGCAGCTAATTCACAGACAACGACGATCTTCAAAGGCTCGCGCATGAAGCAAAATGCTTTTGATGATGGCTACGTTCCGTTCTATGGTTCAAGTGAATTGTCGCGGATGGATCCGCTCCATCCTAGTGTTTTGGCAGAAAAGTATCACCGCAATTACCGCCCGTTTTTGTTGGGTGGGCCAGGCAGTCAATCTTTAGCTCAATTTTTAGGGATGCAGGGAACGGCTCAACAATTAAAGAATAAAAAAGCAGTTGTTATTATTTCACCTCAATGGTTTACGAAAAAAGGGCAGGATCCCAATGCCTTTGCTCTCTACTATTCACCGCTGCAGGCATGTAACTTTTTGCTTGGCGTAAAGAAAAACAATCTAGCTAATCGTTATGCAGCCAAACGCTTTTTGCAGATGCCTGAAGTTAAGGGTGAGATTAGGTCTGGAATGGATAAAATTGCGGCAGGTCAAAAATTAACCTCAATGCAGCGTTTAATTTTAGAAAATCAGCGGCAAATGTTAAATAATGAAGATAAGTTCTTCAGTACTTTTCAATTACGTGATCGAATTCAAAAAATTCATGAACGGGCTAAATTGCTACCTGCTAATTATTCAATTGCGGAACTTAATCGGGTTGCTGACCAGCAAGCTGCAATTCATACTAATTCTAATGATTTTGGAATTAATAATAGTTTCTTTAGGTCACGACTTGATAAGAAAAATTTACGGAAGCTAAAGAATAGTCAAATTAGTTTTGACTATACAAAGTCAGCTGAATATAGTGATTTTGAATTGATGCTACGTCAATTTGCTAAGCAGCATACAAATGTTCTGTTTATTATTCCGCCAATTAACCAAAAGTGGTCTAATTATACTGGTTTATCACAAAAAATGTACCAAAAATCAGTTTCTAAAATTAAGTACCAATTGGCTAGTCAAGGTTTTACCAATGTTGATGACTTATCGAGATTTGGTGGCAAAAAGTATTTTATGGAAGATACAATTCACCTTGGTTGGCGTGGATGGGTTGCAGTTGATCGGTCAGTTAAGCCATTCATGGCGAAGGCAAATTTACCGTATAACTACAATCTGCATAATTATTTTTACACTAAAAAGTGGCAAAACAAGCCATATGCAGTTAGTGTAACCAATAGAACACCAGTGAATACTGATCGAAAAGAATCTTTAAAAGAAAATTAG
- the dltB gene encoding D-alanyl-lipoteichoic acid biosynthesis protein DltB → MGFNFINLQPYGNPQYFIYLIIGLLPMIISLYYGHRLKSYEVIFSVVFLFLIFDGTKWQQGVSLLIYLAIELLLTYGYLHYRKVGKNKTWVFYLAVIVAIMPLVLVKIQTAFPKAQIPGVLAFLGISYITFKTVQVIMEIRDGAIKDVNLGTYLRFLLFFPTLSSGPIDRYRRFAKDCDTAPKREQYVDDLAHAVRYLFQGFLYKFVLGWFFGTYWLPRISKLALIAGTAAGGLKLSWWVVAYMYCYSMYLFFDFAGYSLFAVSISYFMGIHTPMNFNKPFISQNIKEFWNRWHMTLSFWFRDYIYMRFTFFAMKKKLFKNRIRLSQVSYFLLFLIMGFWHGLTWYYIVYGAFHATAIIINDYWIRFKKKHQGQLPSNKFTKWFAIFLTFNVVCFSFLIFSGFLSQLWFGWK, encoded by the coding sequence GTGGGCTTTAACTTCATTAACTTGCAGCCTTATGGGAATCCGCAGTATTTTATCTACTTAATTATTGGTTTGTTGCCGATGATTATCAGTTTATATTACGGCCACCGGTTAAAAAGCTACGAAGTTATTTTTTCAGTAGTTTTCTTATTCTTAATTTTTGACGGTACTAAGTGGCAGCAAGGTGTCAGCTTATTAATTTATCTGGCAATTGAATTACTACTGACGTATGGCTACTTGCACTATCGTAAGGTGGGTAAAAATAAGACGTGGGTCTTTTACCTAGCTGTAATTGTAGCAATTATGCCGTTAGTGTTAGTTAAGATACAGACGGCTTTTCCGAAGGCGCAAATTCCGGGTGTCCTTGCCTTTTTAGGAATTTCGTATATTACCTTTAAAACAGTGCAAGTTATCATGGAAATTCGTGATGGTGCAATCAAAGATGTTAATCTTGGCACGTATCTGCGTTTTCTATTATTCTTTCCGACACTTTCATCAGGACCAATTGATCGTTATCGTAGATTTGCTAAAGATTGTGATACGGCGCCAAAAAGAGAACAATATGTTGATGACTTAGCACATGCTGTTCGTTATTTATTTCAAGGATTTTTGTATAAATTCGTTTTAGGCTGGTTCTTTGGGACATATTGGCTGCCGCGGATTAGCAAGTTGGCCTTAATCGCCGGTACTGCTGCAGGTGGCTTAAAATTATCCTGGTGGGTTGTTGCCTATATGTACTGCTACAGTATGTATTTGTTCTTTGATTTTGCTGGTTATTCATTATTTGCTGTATCGATTTCCTATTTTATGGGAATTCATACACCAATGAACTTTAACAAACCATTTATTTCGCAAAATATCAAGGAATTCTGGAATCGTTGGCACATGACTTTGTCCTTCTGGTTCCGTGATTACATTTATATGCGGTTCACTTTCTTTGCAATGAAGAAAAAATTGTTCAAGAATCGGATTAGATTATCGCAAGTATCATACTTTCTGTTGTTTTTAATCATGGGTTTTTGGCATGGCTTGACATGGTACTACATTGTTTATGGTGCCTTTCACGCAACGGCAATTATTATTAATGATTATTGGATTAGATTTAAGAAAAAGCATCAGGGGCAATTGCCATCAAATAAGTTTACGAAATGGTTTGCTATTTTCTTAACATTTAATGTTGTTTGTTTCAGTTTTCTGATTTTCTCTGGTTTTCTTAGCCAATTATGGTTCGGTTGGAAGTAG
- the dltC gene encoding D-alanine--poly(phosphoribitol) ligase subunit DltC gives MDTKKEVLAILQDLTGEDLSDKMDEDIFSNGLMDSMASVQMLLSLQEKFEIDVPVSEFDRTEWNTPAKIVAKVENLENE, from the coding sequence ATGGATACCAAAAAAGAAGTTTTAGCTATTTTACAAGATTTAACTGGCGAAGATTTGTCAGATAAGATGGACGAAGATATTTTTTCTAATGGCTTAATGGATTCAATGGCTAGTGTACAAATGTTACTTAGCTTGCAAGAAAAATTTGAAATTGATGTTCCTGTTTCAGAATTTGACAGAACAGAATGGAATACACCAGCTAAGATTGTGGCAAAGGTGGAAAATTTAGAAAATGAGTAA